From Mycosarcoma maydis chromosome 16, whole genome shotgun sequence, a single genomic window includes:
- a CDS encoding uncharacterized protein (related to pre-mrna splicing factor srp55) produces MSTRVYVGKLSPDVRRADIEDLFRDYGRLYDVRIMGTFGFVEFEHPRDAEDAIKDFDGKNFMGERIIVQQAKSAERRREPAGYASDPYDRRAGGGSSYGRDAPSSRYGAPPAPRREPRVRRGQFRCIVSNLPPNTSWQDLKDIGREHGAVSFADVDASRPEEGVIEYDNRDDYERALDKIEGIELRGYKLRIDPARPSRDDRERSPPPRRRDDSPPPRRRDDSHEPRDRQDSREPVPERNGRYDSRSPVPHRDDDDVPRPRDN; encoded by the exons ATGTCCACTCGAGTCTACGTAGGCAAACTTTCCCCCGATGTCCGTCGTGCTGACATCGAAGACCTCTTCCGCGACTATGGC CGCCTCTACGATGTTCGCATCATGGGCACGTTTGGCTTTGTCGAGTTCGAGCACCCCCGTGACGCTGAAGATGCCATCAAGGACTTTGATGGCAAAAACTTTATGGGCGAGCGAATCATAGTTCAGCAAGCAAAGAGCGCAGAGCGTCGTCGTGAGCCTGCTGGCTATGCCTCCGACCCCTACGATCGTCGAGCCGGCGGTGGTAGCAGCTACGGTAGGGACGCTCCCTCCTCCCGCTACGGCGCTCCTCCTGCGCCTCGACGTGAGCCGAGGGTCCGCCGCGGCCAATTCCGTTGCATCGTTTCCAACCTGCCTCCCAACACGAGCTGGCAGGATCTCAAGGACATCGGCCGTGAGCACGGTGCCGTCTCGTtcgccgacgtcgacgcttcCCGTCCCGAAGAGGGCGTCATTGAGTACGACAACCGTGACGACTACGAGCGTGCcctcgacaagatcgaagGCATCGAGCTCCGTGGCTACAAGCTCCGCATTGACCctgctcgtccatctcgcgATGATCGCGAGCGCAGCCCTCCTC ctcgtcgtcgcgaTGACAGCCCccctcctcgtcgacgtgATGACAGCCATGAGCCCCGCGACCGCCAAGACAGTCGCGAGCCTGTCCCCGAGCGCAACGGCCGCTATGACAGCCGAAGCCCCGTTCCTCATCgtgacgatgacgacgtcCCTCGTCCTCGTGACAACTGA
- a CDS encoding putative GPI-anchor transamidase — MTAVDFPVTAAALDQQRMQPKQRDPRVSDAKPSSSGLRARLTRRAALRSIVLSLLVAALASVAIPFAFPELVLSSEKVAIVTQFFERSGLHDALQTIDLYGPDSASESHLESTPSSPTLRGGHTNNWAVLVCTSKFWFNYRHIANTLGMYRTVKRLGIPDSNIILMLADDAACNPRNKFPGNVWASTANRLDLYGHNIEVDYRGYEVSVENLIRLLTGRLPPTTPKSKRLESNARSNVFLYMTGHGGDEFLKFQDYEEISAVDIADAIEQMWQKKRYHQLFFMIDTCQANTMYSKIYSPNVLATGSSEKGQNSYSHNADDDLGVAMIDRFTNFVLEWMETKDKSSNATMKDLFNAYDPGVIESDPGVRTDLFARDLSQVKLTDFFGGVSQIDLIDRNSELTLM; from the coding sequence ATGACAGCCGTCGACTTTCCGGTaactgctgctgcgctaGACCAGCAGCGGATGCAGCCAAAGCAGCGCGATCCGAGAGTAAGTGATGCGAAACCATCCTCGAGCGGTTTGCGAGCACGCTTGacgcgacgagcagcactACGCTCGATCGTGCTCAGCCTGCTCGTAGCAGCACTAGCTAGTGTGGCGATACCGTTCGCGTTTCCCGAACTTGTCTTGTCTTCGGAGAAAGTGGCCATAGTGACGCAGTTCTTCGAGCGCTCAGGGCTGCACGATGCGCTACAAACCATCGATTTGTATGGACCAGATTCTGCTTCCGAATCGCACCTTGAGTCAACGCCATCCTCACCCACGCTTCGAGGAGGTCACACGAACAACTGGGCGGTGCTGGTGTGCACCTCCAAGTTCTGGTTCAACTACCGTCATATCGCCAACACGCTCGGCATGTACCGCACCGTGAAGCGGCTCGGCATTCCAGACAGCAACATCATCCTCATGTTGGCCGACGATGCGGCGTGCAACCCACGCAACAAATTCCCCGGTAACGTGTGGGCTTCGACAGCGAACCGCCTAGACCTGTACGGGCACAACATTGAAGTCGACTACCGCGGCTACGAGGTGTCAGTGGAAAATCTGATACGCCTGCTGACCGGTCGGCTACCACCCACGACGCCCAAATCCAAACGCCTCGAAAGCAACGCTCGCTCCAACGTCTTTCTCTACATGACCGGCCATGGCGGCGACGAATTCCTCAAATTCCAAGACTACGAAGAAATCTCGGCCGTCGATATCGCAGACGCCATCGAACAGATGTGGCAGAAAAAACGCTACCACCAACTCTTCTTCATGATCGACACCTGCCAGGCTAACACAATGTACAGCAAAATCTACTCTCCCAACGTCCTCGCCACAGGTTCCAGCGAAAAAGGCCAGAACAGCTACAGTCACAACGCTGACGATGACCTCGGCGTAGCCATGATCGACCGATTCACCAACTTTGTCCTCGAATGGATGGAAACCAAAGACAAATCCTCCAACGCCACCATGAAGGATCTCTTCAACGCATACGATCCAGGCGTCATCGAAAGCGATCCCGGTGTAAGAACAGATCTCTTTGCGAGAGATCTGAGCCAGGTCAAGCTTACCGATTTCTTCGGCGGCGTGAGTCAGATCGATCTGATTGATAGAAACAGCGAGCTGACGCTCATGTGA
- a CDS encoding phosphatidylinositol-3-phosphate-binding protein BEM1 (related to Protein scd2/ral3): MKGLKDFRRSLNKDRHSGGKPSTSSASPATFASVKGAVAIQPPKLVIRAIRDYRSASPHELSFHKGDFFHVISDPTPNAEWFEASNPMTNARGLVPSSHFDVLSKSNRANPATVAGPGATSPTIGSMSPPSTSLASAAVSSSSSQAYGGRAAGAAMTAKGGGGLYAVVKYDFLAERADELQAKAGESIIVIAQSNFEWFVAKPIGRLGGPGLIPVAFVEIRDLVTGRPIEDVQELIESGIVPKVEEWKKMTAEYKKNTIPLGRFDFPQSAQPAVASPYTHMAAAASTSSGNHVGYPQSGLHAQQSSISSLPVPTPPPKDDLYHQSGGSLAGAMQSFDDNAVDPLTELPPGMSPGEPLPTGIITSATVDSFHYEQGDYWFRIQATHVAGPSASAPSNAPAAPEGEERDLILYRLYEDFYEFQIALLDHFPAEAGRETDANGHASERILPLMPGPLDVVDDLITSQRRVDLDQYIIELCSLPEYIMRSELVRLFFEPRPGDHCTSHPPRGPTDEQDSSLQYKEYAYLAGGLDISNQRTSQQLRSNGVDKYAEDQPVAHSSSSSKQEDELSAKMRNASLVSGSAGASSGQRDSTRSSAVFGGTGGAASTGRTSQASSGHRKQNSSGQGVTSGSSANVAYHRIKVARRNDLDSVIALRMPPSPTFAQLLEKTRERLGADVATFQCNEKSDPIVDDASLTAWLDEATDRGWKFMLHAS, from the coding sequence ATGAAGGGTCTCAAAGATTTTCGCAGGTCCCTCAACAAGGACCGCCATTCTGGTGGCAAGCCTTCCACATCCAGCGCCAGTCCAGCCACTTTTGCTAGCGTCAAGGGAGCCGTTGCTATTCAGCCACCTAAGCTCGTCATTCGCGCTATCCGCGACTACAGATCCGCATCGCCTCACGAGCTCAGTTTCCACAAGGGCGACTTCTTTCACGTCATTTCCGACCCTACTCCCAACGCAGAATGGTTCGAGGCCAGCAACCCCATGACCAACGCCCGTGGTCTCGTACCATCTAGCCACTTTGATGTGCTTTCCAAGAGCAATCGTGCCAATCCTGCCACCGTAGCCGGTCCAGGCGCCACCTCACCTACTATTGGCAGCATGTCACCTCCCTCGACCTCTTTGGCCTCCGCAGCAGTTTCCTCCTCATCGTCCCAGGCTTACGGCGGCCGTGCTGCAGGTGCCGCAATGACTGCCAAAGGCGGTGGTGGTCTCTACGCCGTGGTCAAGTACGACTTTCTTGCCGAAcgcgccgacgagctccAAGCAAAGGCGGGCGAGtccatcatcgtcatcgcccAATCCAACTTTGAATGGTTTGTCGCAAAGCCCATTGGCAGGCTTGGCGGTCCCGGTCTCATCCCTGTTGCCTTTGTCGAGATCCGTGATCTTGTCACCGGAAGACCCATCGAAGATGTGCAAGAACTCATCGAGAGCGGCATCGTCCCCAAGGTCGAAGAATGGAAAAAAATGACGGCCGAGTACAAGAAGAACACCATTCCCCTCGGTCGCTTCGACTTTCCGCAATCAGCGCAACCAGCCGTCGCCTCGCCTTACACTCACATggccgctgccgcctcgacaagcagcGGCAACCACGTCGGCTACCCACAAAGCGGTCTACATGCTCAGCAATCCTCCATCTCATCGCTACCCGTTCCTACTCCACCACCCAAGGATGATCTCTATCACCAATCAGGCGGGTCTCTGGCCGGTGCTATGCAGTCCTTTGACGACAACGCCGTTGATCCGCTCACGGAGCTTCCACCAGGCATGTCACCAGGCGAGCCGCTACCCACAGGCATCATCACTTCAGCCACCGTCGATTCTTTCCACTACGAGCAGGGCGACTACTGGTTCCGCATCCAAGCCACTCACGTTGCCGGTCCCTCAGCATCTGCGCCTTCAAATGCGCCCGCAGCACCCGAAGGCGAAGAGCGCGACCTCATCCTCTATCGCCTCTACGAAGACTTTTACGAGTTCCAAATCGCATTGCTTGACCACTTCCCCGCCGAAGCTGGTCGCGAGACGGATGCAAATGGCCATGCGAGCGAACGCATCCTTCCACTCATGCCCGGTCCGCTCGATGTCGTTGACGATCTCATCACATCCCAGCGTCGCGTCGACCTTGATCAGTACATCATCGAGCTCTGTTCGCTTCCCGAATACATCATGCGCTCCGAGCTCGTGCGTCTCTTCTTCGAGCCTCGTCCAGGTGACCACTGCACCTCGCATCCTCCACGAGGGCCAACGGATGAACAGGATAGCAGCCTACAGTACAAGGAGTACGCCTATCTTGCAGGAGGGCTAGATATCAGCAACCAGAGAACCAGTCAGCAGTTGCGAAGCAATGGCGTCGACAAGTATGCCGAGGATCAACCTGTAGCTCACAGCAGTTCATCATCCAAGCAAGAGGATGAGCTGAGTGCAAAGATGCGCAACGCCTCGCTGGTTTCCGGCTCTGCGGGCGCTTCGTCAGGGCAACGTGATTCGACCAGGAGCAGTGCCGTATTTGGTGGCACAGGCGGAGCAGCGAGCACGGGACGCACATCACAAGCGTCCAGTGGTCATCGCAAACAGAACTCGTCGGGTCAAGGCGTGACTTCGGGCTCATCGGCAAACGTCGCCTACCACCGAATCAAGGTGGCGCGTCGCAACGATTTAGATAGCGTCATCGCGCTCCGCATGCCGCCCAGCCCGACGTTtgctcagctgctcgaaaagaCGCGAGAGAGGCTCGGCGCCGACGTTGCTACGTTCCAGTGCAACGAAAAGTCTGATCCGATCGTAGACGATGCTTCGCTCACCGCCTGGCTGGACGAGGCGACGGACAGAGGGTGGAAGTTCATGCTCCATGCTTCCTAG
- a CDS encoding uncharacterized protein (related to AP-3 adapter complex mu3A subunit): MLGQLEGIIVLSADGRPVVHSHFANRIPTYPLLYSDYFATLLAGINSANAHISASTTAASTTAGVSAVAAPCSNRIYFTKDIKPVIWVPGVPDVSPLDLQTESEGDDEENVDDTAEVSANLGELSLASQLSARITASRTAASNAVSEDVNVWDEAEPSHPSTSDPPGTTLSIAEETTTNAPCLPSSSIATAAEQRGDHVVQQVAEALAEQGAALIQVASGPLRFLCPVSREVDPLVPLSFLRSFIAILQEYLSQSTDPTLLTEDTLRDNFDIVYQLFEEILDTDGNILTTEVNMLKSLVLPPNWVGKLVKAVGVSGLASAAPPPLISTIPWRRPNSKYTNNELYVDLVESLEGVVSRNGKPVALDIWAAVQCNARLSGSPDLSLTFNAPNLVQDESFHPCVRWRVWRKEKRLSFVPPDGNFELVSFRVGQPYLATADADTSGSKGPTNGLSKVIPIQLSHCIEMDKGSATALIQVQASPRTSASTLSCSSVSSHPKPRSPRGADPAGTLEDVVVTFGLGPGVVSLDASVGGAPLPATTLTRSIVPSTGDGYGNYIYDPSTKILRWTIPKLLPSTSQRPCLLKLTWTTGDARSLPTHSSGITVGWTNPTQGLSHLKVDSVNLTNTNTHAYRPFKGVRSFSKGKLVYRV; encoded by the coding sequence AATGCGCACATTTCTGCCTCGACGACAGCTGCTTCAACGACAGCGGGTGTATCGGCGGTGGCTGCGCCTTGTTCGAATCGCATCTACTTTACCAAGGATATCAAACCTGTCATTTGGGTTCCTGGCGTGCCGGATGTCAGCCCGTTGGATCTGCAAACCGAGTCCGAGggagacgacgaggaaaaTGTCGACGACACGGCAGAAGTGTCTGCGAATCTGGGAGAACTGTCCTTAGCTAGTCAGCTGAGTGCGCGTATCACCGCCAGCCGTaccgctgcttccaacgcAGTGTCGGAAGATGTCAATGTTTGGGACGAAGCCGAGCCTTCGCATCCATCAACGTCCGATCCTCCAGGAACAACATTATCGATAGCAGAAGaaacaaccacgaatgcGCCTTGCCTACCATCATCCTCCATTGCAACTGCAGCTGAACAGCGAGGTGATCACGTCGTTCAGCAGGTTGCCGAAGCCCTCGCCGAGCAAGGGGCGGCACTCATCCAGGTCGCTTCCGGACCGCTTCGCTTTCTCTGTCCCGTCTCTCGCGAAGTTGATCCTCTGGTACCTTTATCGTTCTTACGCTCTTTCATTGCTATCCTACAAGAGTACCTTAGCCAATCTACCGACCCCACTTTGCTCACCGAAGACACCTTGCGCGACAACTTCGATATCGTCTATCAACTCTTTGAGGAGATTCTCGACACCGATGGGAACATCCTCACTACCGAAGTCAACATGCTCAAGAGCCTTGTTCTTCCGCCCAACTGGGTAGGCAAGCTGGTGAAAGCGGTAGGAGTGTCGGGATTggcatctgctgctccaccaccgttgatctcgacgatcCCGTGGAGACGGCCCAACTCCAAGTACACGAATAACGAACTGTATGTCGACCTGGTGGAGAGCTTGGAAGGCGTCGTCTCCAGAAACGGGAAACCGGTGGCTTTGGACATTTGGGCAGCGGTGCAGTGCAATGCGAGGTTGTCGGGGAGTCCGGATCTATCTTTGACATTCAACGCGCCGAATCTGGTGCAGGATGAAAGTTTCCATCCCTGCGTGAGGTGGAGGGTGTGGAGGAAGGAAAAGAGGTTGTCGTTCGTTCCACCGGATGGAAACTTTGAGCTGGTGTCGTTTCGCGTTGGTCAGCCATATCTTGCGACGGCCGATGCGGATACATCTGGCAGCAAGGGCCCTACAAATGGTTTGTCCAAAGTGATACCGATCCAGCTGTCACATTGTATCGAAATGGACAAGGGCTCGGCGACGGCGCTGATACAGGTGCAAGCATCGCCTCGGACCAGTGCGTCAACCCTATCTTGTTCATCGGTTTCCTCGCACCCGAAACCTCGTAGCCCTAGAGGTGCCGATCCAGCGGGGACGCTGGAAGACGTTGTCGTCACCTTCGGTCTCGGACCAGGCGTCGTATCGTTAGACGCATCTGTCGGCGGTGCGCCACTACCCGCTACCACTTTGACCCGCTCCATAGTTCCATCAACGGGCGACGGCTACGGCAACTACATCTACGACCCCTCCACCAAAATCCTCCGATGGACCATACCCAAATTGCTACCTTCCACCTCGCAGCGGCCTTGCCTCTTGAAACTCACCTGGACAACCGGAGACGCTCGTAGCCTCCCCACCCACTCGAGTGGCATCACAGTCGGCTGGACGAACCCCACGCAAGGCTTGAGTCATCTCAAGGTGGATTCTGTCAACCtgaccaacaccaacacgcaCGCGTACCGACCGTTCAAGGGCGTCCGTTCGTTTTCCAAGGGAAAACTAGTTTACAGAGTCTAG